AGGTAAATGTCTTAGGAGCAGATGAGCTTATTGCAACCTATCAAGTTCAAGGACCCGAAAGTGATGAGGACAATAAACAGTACTTTGTCGTATCTTTAAAACAAAAATAAGTGTGAGTAGTTCATACCTGAACACTACCACTCTGAAACCACATGAATATGGATTTCTTTAATAACCTCTCCCCTACAACACAAATTATAGTGAGTATTATAGGAGTAGCACTCTTATTTCTTCTCGTATTTGCAAATAGCAAACGTAACACTACAAACCAACGAGGGAGAAGAACACGTAAATTTGGAGAAGGTCTCAGCAAGAAATTGAAGGAAAGAGAAAACAAATAACGCTTCTATTTTAGACTAGTAGATTTCGCAAGACCTTAATTATACAAATCAAAATTCAAGAACACTGATGAATCCTATTTATAAAGCAATGCTATTTGGAATACTTATGGCAATAAGTTACATCATCATGAACACCATAAAAAGGAAATCTCAATCTTAAACACCAGTATCACATACTGGCTCACAAAAAAAGATAATGAAAGTATATACAAAGACTGGAGATACAGGAACGACCGCTTTATTTGGCGGAACCCGTGTCCCAAAACATCATATTAGAATAGACAGTTACGGTACTGTAGACGAACTCAACTCATTTATAGGATTAGTACGCGATCAAGAAATCGATGCACGTAGCAAAGAAATACTCACACACATCCAGAATAAACTATTTACCGTAGGCGCTGTACTGGCAACAGATCCAGAAAAAATGGTACTTAAAAATGGAAAGGATAGGCTTAATATCCCAAAAATCAATGAAGAGGATATTGAGCTACTAGAAAAAGAAATAGACTGGATGGAAACATCACTACCTCAAATGACACATTTTGTACTCCCTGGAGGACATACTACCGTGTCATATTGTCACGTAGCACGCACTGTATGCAGACGCGCAGAACGCTTGGCGACAGCACTTTATGAATTAGAGCCTTTTGACGCACACACTCTTAAATATCTCAACCGTCTTTCTGACTACCTATTTGTGCTGGCACGGAAGTTGTCTAAAGACTTACAAGCAGATGAGGTTAAATGGATACCTACAAAGCTAGATTAAGAGTACCGATTACAGAAACATCAATATAAAGAGGATGGAAAATTTTCGCGAAAGCGTAAACCACCACTTTACAAGGTCTGAAAGCCACGTTCTTACATTTATTTTGAAATAATCACCAATTCACTTGCATTTCTGCCTAGAAAAATTATTTTTGCACAAATTAAAAACACAAATGCTATGTACTGGACACTTGAACTAGCTTCTTACCTAAGTGACGCGCCTTGGCCTGCTACTAAAGATGAGTTGATCGATTATGCGATTAGAACAGGAGCACCACTTGAGGTTGTAGAAAATTTACAAGCTATCGAGGATGAAGGTGACTCTTATGATTCTATCGAAGAGATCTGGCCAGACTATCCC
The genomic region above belongs to Dokdonia sp. Dokd-P16 and contains:
- a CDS encoding cob(I)yrinic acid a,c-diamide adenosyltransferase, coding for MKVYTKTGDTGTTALFGGTRVPKHHIRIDSYGTVDELNSFIGLVRDQEIDARSKEILTHIQNKLFTVGAVLATDPEKMVLKNGKDRLNIPKINEEDIELLEKEIDWMETSLPQMTHFVLPGGHTTVSYCHVARTVCRRAERLATALYELEPFDAHTLKYLNRLSDYLFVLARKLSKDLQADEVKWIPTKLD
- a CDS encoding DUF2795 domain-containing protein, with the protein product MYWTLELASYLSDAPWPATKDELIDYAIRTGAPLEVVENLQAIEDEGDSYDSIEEIWPDYPSDEDYLWNEDEY